The sequence GGCCGTGCGCCAGCACCCCGTCGGCGGAGATGCCCCGGGCCACCCGCGGGGTGCACAGCGCGGCGGCCAGGGTGAGGTACCCGCCGGTCAGCGCCTTGCCGACGCAGAGCACGTCCGGGCTCACCCCGGCGTGCTCGGCGGCGAACATGGCGCCGGTACGGCCGAAGCCGGTGGCGATCTCGTCGAAGACCAGCAGCACCCCGTGCGCCCGGGTCACCTCGCGGAGCACCCGCAGGTACTCCGGGTGGTGGAAGCGCATCCCGCCCGCGCCCTGCACCACCGGCTCGACGATGACCGCGGCCAGCTCGTCGGCGTGCCGTTCCACCGCGTCGGTCAGCGCCGCCACGTACGCCGGGTCGGGCGGGTCGTCGAAGCCACCGGGCGGGACCGGCGCGAAGACCTGCCGGGGCAGCACGTCGCCCCAGAGGTGGTGCATGCCGCCCTCCGGGTCGCAGACGCTCATCGGGTGGAACGTGTCGCCGTGGTAGCCGCCCCGCCAGGTACCCAGCCGGCGGCGCTCCGGCCGGCCGGTGGCCCGCTGGTACTGCAGGCACATCTTGATCGCCACCTCGACGCTGACCGAGCCGGAGTCGGCCAGGAACACGTGTTCCAGCCCGGCCGGGGCCAGTTCGACCAGCGTCCGCGCCAGCCGCACGGCGGGCTCGTGGGTGAGCCCGCCGAACATCACGTGGCTCATCCGGCCGAGCTGGTCGGTGACCGCCGCGTCGAGCACCGGGTGCCGGTAGCCGTGGATCGCCGCCCACCAGGACGACATGCCGTCGACCAGTTCCCGGCCGTCGGCCAGCCGCAGCCGGACGCCCTGGGCGCTCTGGACCACGTACGGCGGGTGGGCCGGGGGCAGCGCCGCGTACGGGTGCCAGACGTGGGCCCGGTCGGCGGCCAGGATCTCCTCGGGGGTCACACGCTCTCCTTCGTACCGTCGAGGGTTGCCCGGCCGGGAGGTGTCACCCGGCCGGCACCGGCGCGGTGGCGCCCGCCGACGCGCGGGCCGCGGCCCGGACCAGGCCGGGACCCCGGTAGATGAAGCCGGTGTAGAGCTGGATCAGGCTGGCGCC comes from Micromonospora purpureochromogenes and encodes:
- a CDS encoding adenosylmethionine--8-amino-7-oxononanoate transaminase → MTPEEILAADRAHVWHPYAALPPAHPPYVVQSAQGVRLRLADGRELVDGMSSWWAAIHGYRHPVLDAAVTDQLGRMSHVMFGGLTHEPAVRLARTLVELAPAGLEHVFLADSGSVSVEVAIKMCLQYQRATGRPERRRLGTWRGGYHGDTFHPMSVCDPEGGMHHLWGDVLPRQVFAPVPPGGFDDPPDPAYVAALTDAVERHADELAAVIVEPVVQGAGGMRFHHPEYLRVLREVTRAHGVLLVFDEIATGFGRTGAMFAAEHAGVSPDVLCVGKALTGGYLTLAAALCTPRVARGISADGVLAHGPTFMGNPLACAVANASLELLQAGDWAAEVARVGAGLRAGLEPLRGAPGVADVRVLGAIGVVQLDHEVDVAAATAAAVAQGVWLRPFRDLVYTMPPYVTDDADLARITAGIAASVKAG